In Corynebacterium matruchotii, a single genomic region encodes these proteins:
- the dnaE gene encoding DNA polymerase III subunit alpha, protein MAKKSSFVHLHNHTEYSMLDGMAKIDMLAEEATRLGMSAVGMTDHGNMFGSDSFYRAMTKAGIKPIIGIEAYLAPGSRFDMKRQRWGDESQKSDDVSASGAYLHQTMIAETAEGLHNLFYLSSMASYEGQLGKWPRMDAELIAEHATGIIGTTGCPSGDIQTRLRLGQFDKALETAAMWQDIYGRDNFFLELMDHGLNIENRVRSELLEIGRKLDLPPLVTNDCHYVLESQAHAHEVMLCVQTGKTMSDPDRFKFDGTGYFVKSAEQMRELWDDLVPDACDNTLWIAERVQDYSSIWEAHPYDRMPIADVPEGHTPTTWLRHQVLDGLRDRFDGAEVPANYIERAEYEIGVIDMKGYPSYFLIVAELIKHARSIGIRVGPGRGSAAGSLVAYALTITNIDPIHHGLLFERFLNPERPSAPDIDIDFDDRRRGEMIRYASERWGEDKIAQVITFGTVKTKQAIKDSARALYGQPGYQIADRITKVLPPPIMAKDISLAGIMDPEHDRYTEAGEVRQLIETDPDVRQIYDTARGLEGVVRQAGVHACAVIMASVPLLDCIPMWKRAADGALITGWPYPACEAIGLLKMDFLGLRNLTVIGDALENIKINRDETIDLENLAITDPNVYKLLARGDTLGVFQLDSGGMQELLKRMQPTEFNDIVAALALYRPGPMGVNAHLDYADRKNGRKPITPIHPELEEALKDILDETYGLIVYQEQIMEISRRVANYTAGEADGFRKAMGKKKPEVLAAEYEKFSAGMFSNGYSKDAVDALWGTIEPFASYAFNKSHAAGYGLVSYWTAYLKANYTAEYMAALLTSVSDKKDKSAIYLANCRHLGIAVLSPDVNESAYNFLPVGQDIRFGLGAVRNVGEDVVASIVRERKAKGLYKDFTDYLEKIDLTACNKRVTESLIKAGAFDSMGYSRKGLMMVFEDAVDAAIGPKKAMDKGQFDLFSALGGESEVTENVFSISVPDDTWDRKHQLALERDMLGLYVSGHPLDGFEEALDAQVDTSLSVVASEELKNGAEVQIGGIISAVDRRVSKKDGSPWAIVTIEDQHGVQVEMLVFNKVYALVGPQIVEDNIVVAKAHVSIRDDRFGVFCDDMKVPELGPGGGAGLPLRLTLRTDQCTMGNISRLKQVLVANKGDSDVYLNVVCGTESKMMILGEHLRVNRSASLMGDLKATMGPGILG, encoded by the coding sequence ATGGCCAAAAAATCTTCGTTCGTACACCTGCATAATCACACGGAATACTCCATGCTGGACGGCATGGCGAAGATCGACATGTTGGCTGAAGAAGCAACCCGGCTAGGCATGTCCGCCGTGGGCATGACCGACCACGGCAATATGTTCGGATCCGACTCGTTCTACCGCGCCATGACCAAAGCCGGAATTAAACCCATCATCGGTATCGAAGCCTACCTGGCGCCCGGCTCCCGATTCGACATGAAGCGGCAACGCTGGGGCGACGAATCGCAAAAATCCGACGACGTGTCCGCCTCCGGCGCCTACCTGCACCAAACCATGATCGCCGAAACCGCCGAAGGCCTCCACAACCTGTTCTACCTTTCCTCCATGGCCAGCTACGAAGGCCAACTCGGCAAATGGCCCCGCATGGACGCCGAACTCATCGCCGAACACGCCACCGGCATCATCGGCACCACCGGCTGCCCCTCCGGGGACATCCAAACCCGACTCCGACTCGGCCAATTCGACAAAGCCCTCGAAACCGCCGCCATGTGGCAAGACATTTACGGCCGGGACAATTTCTTCCTCGAACTCATGGACCACGGCCTCAACATCGAAAACCGGGTCCGCAGCGAACTGCTAGAAATCGGCCGGAAACTCGACCTGCCACCCCTGGTCACCAACGACTGCCACTACGTGCTGGAATCCCAAGCCCACGCCCACGAAGTGATGCTCTGCGTCCAAACCGGCAAAACCATGAGCGACCCCGACCGGTTCAAATTCGACGGCACCGGCTACTTCGTCAAAAGCGCCGAACAAATGCGCGAACTCTGGGACGACCTGGTCCCCGACGCCTGCGACAACACCCTCTGGATTGCCGAGCGCGTCCAAGACTACTCCAGCATTTGGGAAGCCCACCCCTACGACCGCATGCCCATCGCCGACGTGCCCGAAGGCCACACCCCCACCACCTGGCTCCGCCACCAAGTCCTCGACGGGCTGCGCGACCGCTTCGACGGGGCGGAAGTGCCCGCCAACTACATCGAACGGGCCGAATACGAAATCGGCGTCATCGACATGAAAGGCTACCCCTCCTACTTCCTCATCGTGGCCGAACTCATCAAGCACGCCCGCTCCATCGGCATTCGGGTAGGCCCAGGCCGTGGCTCGGCGGCCGGCTCCCTCGTCGCCTACGCCCTCACCATCACCAACATCGACCCCATCCACCACGGGCTCCTCTTCGAACGGTTCCTCAACCCGGAACGCCCCTCCGCCCCCGACATCGATATCGACTTCGACGACCGGCGCCGCGGCGAAATGATCCGCTACGCCTCGGAACGCTGGGGCGAAGACAAAATCGCCCAGGTGATTACCTTCGGCACGGTGAAAACCAAACAAGCAATCAAAGACTCCGCCCGGGCCCTCTACGGCCAACCCGGCTACCAAATCGCCGACCGCATCACCAAAGTGCTGCCGCCCCCCATCATGGCCAAAGACATCTCCCTGGCCGGCATCATGGACCCCGAACACGACCGCTATACCGAAGCCGGCGAAGTGCGGCAACTCATCGAAACCGACCCCGATGTGCGGCAAATCTACGACACCGCCCGCGGGCTGGAAGGCGTGGTCCGCCAAGCCGGCGTGCACGCTTGCGCCGTCATCATGGCCTCCGTGCCGCTCCTCGACTGCATCCCCATGTGGAAACGCGCCGCCGACGGAGCACTCATCACCGGCTGGCCCTACCCAGCCTGCGAAGCCATCGGCCTGCTCAAAATGGACTTCCTGGGCCTGCGAAACCTCACCGTCATCGGCGACGCCCTGGAAAACATCAAAATCAACCGGGACGAAACCATCGACCTGGAAAACCTCGCCATCACCGACCCCAACGTGTACAAACTCCTGGCCCGGGGCGACACCCTCGGCGTGTTCCAGCTGGACTCCGGCGGCATGCAAGAACTCCTCAAACGCATGCAACCCACCGAATTCAACGACATCGTGGCCGCCCTCGCCCTCTACCGGCCCGGACCCATGGGCGTTAACGCCCACCTGGACTACGCGGACCGGAAAAACGGGCGCAAACCCATCACCCCCATCCACCCCGAACTGGAAGAAGCGCTCAAAGACATCCTGGACGAAACCTACGGCCTCATCGTCTACCAAGAGCAGATCATGGAAATCTCCCGGCGCGTCGCCAACTACACGGCCGGTGAAGCCGACGGGTTCCGCAAAGCCATGGGCAAGAAAAAACCCGAAGTACTGGCGGCCGAATACGAAAAATTCTCGGCCGGCATGTTCAGCAACGGGTACAGCAAAGACGCGGTGGACGCCCTGTGGGGCACGATCGAACCGTTCGCATCCTATGCGTTCAATAAGTCCCACGCGGCCGGCTACGGGCTGGTATCGTACTGGACGGCCTACCTGAAGGCCAACTACACCGCCGAATACATGGCGGCCCTGCTCACGTCGGTGTCCGACAAGAAGGACAAGTCGGCAATCTACCTGGCGAACTGCCGACACCTCGGCATCGCCGTGCTCTCCCCGGACGTGAACGAGTCGGCGTATAACTTCCTGCCGGTGGGCCAAGATATCCGATTTGGGTTGGGTGCGGTGCGCAACGTGGGCGAAGACGTCGTGGCGTCAATTGTGCGCGAGCGAAAAGCGAAGGGGTTGTATAAGGACTTCACCGACTACCTGGAAAAAATCGACCTCACGGCCTGCAATAAGCGGGTGACCGAATCCCTGATTAAGGCCGGCGCGTTCGACTCCATGGGGTATTCCCGCAAGGGGCTCATGATGGTTTTCGAAGACGCGGTGGATGCGGCGATCGGGCCGAAGAAAGCCATGGACAAGGGCCAGTTTGACCTGTTTTCGGCGCTGGGGGGCGAAAGCGAGGTGACCGAAAACGTGTTCAGCATTTCGGTGCCGGATGACACGTGGGATCGGAAACACCAGCTGGCGTTGGAGCGGGACATGCTGGGGCTATACGTGTCGGGCCACCCGCTGGACGGGTTCGAAGAGGCCCTGGATGCGCAGGTGGACACCTCCCTGTCGGTGGTGGCGTCGGAGGAGCTGAAAAACGGTGCGGAGGTGCAAATCGGCGGCATTATTTCGGCGGTGGATCGGCGCGTGTCCAAAAAGGACGGCTCGCCGTGGGCGATTGTTACCATCGAGGACCAGCATGGGGTGCAGGTGGAAATGTTGGTGTTCAATAAGGTGTATGCGCTGGTGGGTCCGCAGATTGTGGAGGACAACATTGTGGTGGCCAAGGCGCACGTGTCGATTCGGGACGACCGGTTTGGGGTGTTCTGCGACGACATGAAGGTGCCGGAGTTGGGGCCGGGCGGTGGCGCCGGGTTGCCGTTGCGGTTGACGTTGCGGACGGATCAGTGCACCATGGGCAATATTTCCCGGTTGAAGCAGGTGCTGGTGGCTAATAAGGGGGATTCGGACGTGTATCTGAACGTGGTGTGCGGCACGGAGTCGAAGATGATGATTTTGGGGGAGCATTTGCGGGTGAATCGGTCGGCGAGCCTGATGGGGGATTTAAAGGCGACCATGGGGCCGGGAATCCTCGGCTAG
- a CDS encoding ABC transporter ATP-binding protein, which yields MSDSLTTETAATQAAPDYVNEREEGRKALKELLKPVQGSLMIGRILAGLSGVLAIAPYIALVQLGGLFATAYATGQPVDADRAMLIVQILISTFCLRILLLFIALGVTHFADARFVSYVRARTIERVGNAPLGWFTSTNSGRIRKALHDDVAQIHTMVAHQPVEMTQAMIMPVTLLIYAFYVDWRLGLLSIATLPLYGLFMAWMMSNMGPKTVEMDAKLARVSATMVELVTGITVVKAFGKVGQAHGNYQQAADEFAVFYNDWTGSMIKGSALANVSISVPVLLLVNVGGGSLMVNAGWVSATDVLSTTLIALALPYGIELLGNSTWAYQIAGAAALRVTTTLKTPVLEQKTEAEQDIHGSQVVFDKVSFAYDDTQALRNVSLTLSEGTVTALVGPSGSGKSTLATLLARFNDPDSGSITLGGVDLRNIPTGQLYRNIGFVLQDPQLLRMSIRDNIALGRPDATNAEVRAAAVAACIADRIDALPDGFDTMFGSGINLSGGEQQRVAIARALLVDAPVLILDEATAFTDPESEAEIQKALTTLVRGRTVLVIAHRPESILGVDQIAVLDHGNLVACGAPNDVIDHPLFTGLARISSGHNTEELS from the coding sequence ATGAGTGATTCGCTCACCACAGAAACCGCGGCCACCCAAGCGGCCCCCGACTACGTCAATGAGCGGGAGGAAGGCAGGAAGGCGCTCAAGGAGCTGCTGAAACCTGTCCAAGGCAGCCTCATGATCGGCCGAATATTAGCCGGCCTGTCCGGGGTGCTGGCGATCGCCCCCTACATTGCCTTGGTCCAGTTGGGTGGCCTGTTCGCCACGGCCTACGCCACCGGGCAACCCGTCGACGCCGACCGGGCCATGCTGATCGTGCAGATTCTGATTAGCACGTTCTGTCTGCGGATCCTCCTGCTTTTCATCGCACTGGGGGTAACCCACTTCGCCGATGCTCGATTCGTGTCGTATGTGCGGGCCCGCACTATCGAACGGGTGGGCAACGCGCCACTGGGGTGGTTTACCAGCACAAATTCCGGGCGGATCCGTAAGGCGCTGCATGACGACGTGGCCCAGATTCACACCATGGTGGCGCACCAGCCGGTGGAAATGACCCAGGCCATGATTATGCCGGTCACCCTCCTCATCTATGCCTTTTACGTGGATTGGCGCTTGGGACTACTGTCCATTGCCACACTCCCGCTCTATGGCCTGTTTATGGCCTGGATGATGAGCAATATGGGGCCGAAAACCGTGGAAATGGATGCCAAACTTGCCCGCGTGTCCGCCACCATGGTGGAGCTGGTCACCGGCATCACGGTGGTGAAGGCTTTCGGCAAGGTGGGGCAGGCACACGGAAACTACCAGCAGGCGGCCGACGAGTTCGCCGTCTTCTATAACGACTGGACCGGCTCGATGATTAAGGGCTCTGCCCTGGCCAATGTGTCCATTTCCGTGCCGGTGTTATTGCTGGTCAACGTGGGCGGTGGGTCGCTCATGGTGAACGCTGGTTGGGTGTCCGCCACCGACGTGCTTTCCACCACCCTGATCGCCCTAGCACTGCCCTACGGCATTGAGCTGCTCGGCAATTCCACCTGGGCCTACCAGATTGCCGGGGCGGCGGCGCTGCGGGTGACAACCACCCTGAAAACCCCCGTCCTGGAGCAGAAAACCGAGGCGGAGCAGGATATTCACGGTTCCCAGGTGGTGTTCGACAAGGTGTCCTTCGCTTACGACGACACCCAGGCGCTGCGGAACGTGTCGCTCACTCTTTCGGAAGGCACCGTGACCGCCCTGGTGGGGCCTTCCGGGTCGGGAAAGTCTACCCTCGCCACCCTGCTGGCCCGCTTCAACGACCCCGATTCCGGGTCGATCACGCTTGGGGGAGTTGATCTGCGGAACATTCCCACCGGGCAGCTGTACCGAAACATTGGGTTTGTGCTCCAGGACCCGCAGCTGCTGCGCATGTCGATCCGGGACAATATTGCCCTGGGCCGCCCCGACGCCACCAACGCGGAGGTGCGGGCCGCCGCGGTAGCCGCCTGCATCGCCGACCGAATCGACGCCCTCCCCGACGGTTTCGACACCATGTTCGGCAGCGGGATTAACCTGTCCGGCGGCGAACAGCAGCGCGTCGCTATCGCCCGCGCCCTGCTTGTGGACGCCCCCGTCCTCATCCTGGATGAGGCGACCGCTTTCACCGACCCCGAATCCGAGGCCGAAATCCAGAAAGCCCTCACCACCCTGGTTCGGGGCCGCACCGTTTTGGTGATCGCCCACCGGCCCGAATCCATCCTTGGGGTGGACCAAATCGCCGTCCTAGACCACGGCAACCTGGTTGCCTGCGGCGCCCCCAACGATGTGATCGACCACCCACTGTTTACCGGGCTCGCACGTATCAGCAGCGGGCACAACACGGAGGAACTCTCATGA
- a CDS encoding ABC transporter ATP-binding protein codes for MNMAVMNFIPRCRRMLGDGTILNRVIVFSTIYGLFEGVSIFALLPAITSLVTGQPVLGLGVTGWIVVLACLAVLGGVANYFQLSRGYSVAMFFIRVAHDMIGNRVATLPLGWFNKPLAGKLSRMVSTELMMAGEIIAHFVSPFISNLVVSLVVLVLTYTWDVRLGITLTVATPFFLLFVALSTKLNKKAKDISEPAEVELSNRIVEFAHCQAALRSCGRSANYSELTTANREWLRAKRKELWLNLAGNVVGNSFSQGIVVTLMFMSAQFAVGGTLQPVEAIAFIGLCLRYTQVLTGITDTAAALEDRRPVLDAIDEVVTAKPLPEPDTATPEPTPGTISLDHVAFSYEDGTPVLRDITFAVPAKTMVALVGPSGCGKTTIARLISRFYDVTAGSVKVGGVDVREQTTKQLMASLSMVFQDVYLFDDTLEANIRIGREDATMAEFHEAARLAGVTEIVNRLPRGWDTPVGEGGRALSGGERQRVAIARALLKQAPIVLLDEATSALDPENEENVVAAVDKLRETATILVIAHKLDTIRKADAIVQLRADGTVEDIGTHEELFARGGTYRSFWDHRAAAQGWQL; via the coding sequence ATGAACATGGCAGTAATGAACTTTATTCCCCGGTGTCGCCGGATGCTGGGGGACGGCACCATCCTCAACCGAGTGATCGTGTTCAGCACCATCTATGGATTATTCGAAGGCGTCTCCATCTTCGCCCTGCTCCCGGCCATCACCTCCCTGGTGACCGGTCAGCCGGTGCTGGGATTAGGGGTGACCGGCTGGATCGTGGTGCTGGCATGCCTAGCCGTCCTCGGCGGGGTGGCGAATTATTTCCAGCTCAGCCGGGGCTACTCCGTGGCCATGTTCTTCATTCGGGTTGCCCACGACATGATTGGCAACCGGGTGGCCACGCTTCCGCTCGGCTGGTTCAATAAGCCGTTGGCTGGGAAGCTATCCCGAATGGTGTCGACCGAACTCATGATGGCCGGAGAAATCATCGCTCACTTTGTGAGCCCCTTCATCAGTAACCTGGTGGTCAGCCTCGTCGTGCTCGTCCTCACCTACACGTGGGATGTGCGCCTCGGTATTACGCTGACCGTGGCTACCCCCTTCTTCCTGCTGTTTGTGGCGTTGTCGACGAAACTCAATAAGAAAGCGAAGGATATTTCCGAGCCCGCCGAAGTGGAATTAAGTAACCGCATTGTGGAATTCGCCCACTGCCAGGCGGCCCTGCGCTCCTGTGGCCGCAGCGCCAACTATTCGGAGCTAACTACCGCCAACCGGGAATGGTTGCGGGCAAAACGGAAAGAACTGTGGCTCAATCTTGCCGGCAATGTGGTGGGGAACTCCTTCTCCCAGGGCATCGTGGTCACTCTCATGTTCATGTCCGCCCAGTTTGCCGTGGGCGGCACCCTGCAGCCGGTGGAGGCCATTGCGTTTATCGGCCTGTGCCTCAGGTACACCCAGGTGCTGACCGGCATTACCGACACCGCCGCCGCCCTGGAGGATCGCCGCCCGGTGCTCGACGCCATCGATGAGGTTGTCACAGCCAAGCCGCTGCCGGAGCCGGACACGGCCACGCCTGAACCCACCCCGGGTACCATCAGCCTGGACCATGTGGCGTTCTCCTACGAGGACGGCACCCCGGTGCTGCGGGACATCACGTTTGCGGTGCCGGCGAAAACCATGGTGGCCCTGGTCGGTCCCTCCGGCTGCGGCAAAACCACCATCGCCCGGCTGATTAGCCGGTTCTACGATGTGACCGCCGGCTCGGTCAAGGTTGGTGGCGTGGACGTGCGGGAGCAAACCACGAAACAGCTCATGGCCAGCCTGTCCATGGTGTTCCAGGACGTGTACCTGTTCGATGACACCCTAGAAGCGAATATTCGTATCGGCCGGGAGGACGCCACCATGGCGGAATTCCACGAGGCGGCGCGGCTCGCCGGGGTGACGGAAATCGTCAATCGGCTGCCGCGCGGCTGGGACACCCCGGTGGGGGAGGGGGGTCGGGCGCTCTCCGGCGGGGAGCGGCAGCGTGTGGCCATCGCCCGCGCCCTGCTGAAGCAGGCCCCGATCGTGCTCCTGGACGAGGCCACCTCCGCCCTGGACCCAGAGAACGAGGAGAACGTGGTGGCGGCCGTCGATAAGCTGCGGGAAACCGCGACCATTCTTGTCATTGCGCACAAGCTGGACACCATTCGCAAGGCGGACGCCATCGTGCAGCTGCGGGCCGATGGCACGGTGGAGGACATCGGCACCCATGAGGAATTATTCGCCCGTGGCGGCACGTATCGGTCGTTCTGGGACCATCGGGCGGCCGCTCAGGGCTGGCAATTATAA
- a CDS encoding TetR/AcrR family transcriptional regulator produces the protein MSSTRIRRAGRKTGPKPRFTREDVINAAVELGIDRFTLGAVAAKLGIATSAMYRLFESRDALVDACLAQAAAEISMIMLDDELPWPELLRNWAETTWNICEKYPGLDITIFQYTQSFSHVQGFTQHAMGILMAQGFARSEALFALDFIGDTVLATHIGMSAMQHSPEGMDIVARTITELSAETLLDNRDRWNPQRGFLDAKVEFIIAGLRQQLGQRATEKT, from the coding sequence ATGAGCAGCACTCGAATCCGCCGCGCTGGCCGGAAAACCGGGCCGAAACCCCGATTTACCAGGGAAGATGTTATTAACGCTGCCGTGGAATTGGGGATCGACCGGTTCACTTTAGGTGCTGTTGCGGCCAAACTTGGCATCGCCACATCCGCCATGTACCGGCTCTTTGAGAGCCGCGATGCATTAGTCGATGCGTGCCTCGCCCAGGCCGCCGCGGAGATCAGCATGATCATGCTTGACGACGAGCTCCCCTGGCCGGAGCTCCTGCGCAATTGGGCGGAAACCACCTGGAATATTTGTGAAAAATACCCGGGTCTGGACATCACCATATTCCAATACACGCAATCGTTCTCCCACGTGCAGGGGTTCACTCAACATGCCATGGGCATCCTCATGGCGCAGGGTTTCGCCAGGTCAGAGGCGCTTTTTGCCCTGGATTTCATTGGTGACACCGTGCTCGCCACCCACATCGGCATGTCCGCCATGCAGCATTCCCCGGAGGGTATGGACATTGTCGCGCGAACCATCACCGAACTCAGTGCCGAAACCCTCCTGGATAATAGGGACCGTTGGAACCCCCAGCGGGGATTTTTGGATGCCAAGGTCGAATTCATTATCGCCGGACTGCGGCAACAGCTCGGGCAGCGAGCCACAGAAAAAACCTAA
- the ilvA gene encoding threonine ammonia-lyase IlvA, which produces MNQTAVTTEIHAADVQLAQARISATIAPTPLQYCPRLSHLTGAEIYLKREDLQDVRSYKIRGAVNAISQLSDAQRAAGIVAASAGNHAQGVAFACRSMGIPGRIYVPAATPKQKRDRIKVHGGNMVELVVTGANFDEASAAAHDYAEETGATIIEPFAARDTIVGQGTVAAEILSQLSAMGKSPDTIVVPVGGGGLISGILSYLADMSPRTAVVGVEPAGAPSLNAALKAEKPVTLDAVDPFVDGAAVKRIGDINYQIIEKNLGRLHPLVVSEGAVCTEMIELYQNEGIIAEPAGALSVTALSELKLGTDDIVVCIISGGNNDLLRYAEVVERSLVHRGLKHYFLVNFPQEPGQLRSFLSDILGPDDDITLFEYLKRNNRETGTALIGLQLGRASDFDGLVERMNASRIDCRHLKPGTPEYEFVVS; this is translated from the coding sequence ATGAATCAAACCGCAGTGACCACCGAAATCCACGCAGCTGACGTCCAACTAGCACAAGCGCGAATTTCCGCAACCATTGCCCCCACCCCACTGCAATACTGCCCCCGACTTTCGCACCTCACCGGCGCCGAAATCTATCTGAAACGCGAAGACCTCCAAGACGTCCGCTCCTATAAAATCCGGGGCGCCGTCAACGCTATATCGCAGCTTTCCGACGCCCAACGCGCAGCCGGTATTGTCGCCGCTTCCGCAGGCAACCACGCCCAAGGGGTGGCCTTCGCCTGCCGCAGCATGGGCATTCCCGGCCGCATCTACGTGCCCGCCGCCACCCCCAAACAGAAACGCGACCGCATCAAAGTCCACGGCGGAAACATGGTGGAACTCGTCGTGACCGGCGCCAACTTTGACGAGGCATCCGCCGCCGCCCACGACTATGCCGAGGAGACTGGCGCCACCATCATCGAGCCTTTTGCCGCCCGCGACACCATTGTCGGCCAGGGCACCGTTGCCGCAGAAATCCTCTCTCAGCTTTCCGCCATGGGCAAATCCCCCGACACCATTGTCGTGCCGGTCGGCGGGGGCGGGCTCATCTCCGGTATTCTCAGCTATCTTGCCGACATGTCCCCCCGCACCGCAGTCGTTGGAGTTGAGCCCGCCGGCGCGCCCAGTCTCAACGCCGCCCTGAAGGCGGAAAAACCCGTCACCCTCGACGCAGTAGACCCCTTCGTCGATGGTGCCGCCGTGAAACGCATCGGCGACATCAACTATCAGATCATCGAGAAAAACCTGGGCCGGCTTCACCCCCTCGTCGTATCTGAGGGGGCCGTCTGCACCGAAATGATTGAGCTATACCAAAACGAGGGCATCATCGCCGAGCCCGCCGGTGCCCTCTCCGTCACCGCCCTGTCCGAGCTGAAACTCGGCACCGATGACATTGTGGTTTGTATCATCTCCGGCGGCAATAACGATCTCCTCCGCTACGCCGAGGTGGTGGAACGCTCTCTCGTCCACCGCGGCCTGAAGCACTACTTCCTCGTCAATTTCCCCCAGGAACCCGGCCAGCTCCGGTCTTTTCTCAGCGACATTCTCGGCCCCGACGACGACATCACCCTCTTCGAATACCTCAAGCGCAACAACCGGGAAACCGGCACCGCCCTCATCGGCCTGCAGCTCGGCCGCGCCAGCGACTTCGACGGGCTCGTCGAACGCATGAACGCATCCCGCATTGACTGTCGCCACCTCAAGCCCGGCACCCCCGAATACGAATTCGTCGTGAGTTAG
- a CDS encoding YigZ family protein, with amino-acid sequence MPTDATNPANSYRRPAARHETTHTLEIKRSKFITFITRIETEAQARDFISDLKNRYPDARHHCSAYIYHVDGANPVERSSDDGEPSGTAGTPMLDALRGSGLLDIAAVTVRYFGGIKLGAGGLVHAYSDSVLTCLTHVPTVTRSRKELYLVELPFDIAGRVEATLRTTTDITVIAADYTAAGVTLTLATDPETSEQLNGTMSALTAGQATLVAAGTDWVE; translated from the coding sequence ATGCCCACCGATGCGACCAACCCCGCGAATAGTTACCGGCGGCCGGCGGCCCGCCACGAAACCACCCACACCTTGGAAATCAAACGCTCAAAATTCATCACCTTCATCACCCGCATCGAAACCGAAGCCCAGGCCCGTGACTTCATAAGCGACCTCAAAAACCGCTACCCGGATGCCCGTCACCACTGCTCCGCCTACATTTATCACGTCGATGGCGCCAACCCGGTCGAACGCTCCAGCGACGACGGGGAACCCTCCGGTACCGCCGGCACCCCCATGCTCGATGCCCTCCGCGGATCCGGGCTGCTCGATATCGCGGCCGTTACCGTCCGCTATTTCGGCGGCATTAAACTCGGCGCTGGCGGTCTCGTCCACGCCTACTCCGATTCCGTGCTCACCTGCCTCACCCACGTGCCCACCGTCACCCGCAGTCGTAAAGAACTCTATCTTGTCGAACTCCCATTCGATATCGCTGGCCGGGTGGAGGCGACCCTCCGCACTACCACCGACATCACCGTCATTGCCGCCGACTACACCGCCGCCGGCGTCACCCTCACCCTCGCCACCGACCCCGAAACATCAGAGCAGCTCAATGGCACCATGAGCGCGCTCACCGCCGGGCAGGCCACACTCGTCGCGGCGGGCACCGATTGGGTCGAATAG
- a CDS encoding RNA-binding S4 domain-containing protein encodes MAEFDTSLFTQPVRIDSWVWAVRLIKTRSQSAAECKAGHVKLNGTTVKPSQQVVPGDIITLWHDHRNMKVEVVATISKRVGAPIARTCYIDHSPPPPPKELLMSMPRRDRGAGRPTKKERRELDRLRGRR; translated from the coding sequence ATGGCAGAGTTCGATACCTCACTGTTTACCCAACCAGTACGCATCGACTCCTGGGTGTGGGCGGTGCGACTGATAAAAACCCGGTCCCAATCCGCCGCCGAATGCAAAGCCGGGCATGTGAAACTCAACGGCACCACCGTGAAACCCTCCCAGCAGGTAGTTCCCGGCGACATCATCACCCTGTGGCACGATCACCGGAACATGAAGGTGGAAGTCGTGGCCACCATCTCCAAACGTGTTGGCGCCCCCATTGCCCGCACCTGCTACATTGACCATTCCCCGCCGCCACCGCCGAAGGAACTCCTCATGTCCATGCCGCGCCGCGACCGGGGTGCCGGCCGGCCCACAAAGAAGGAACGGCGCGAACTCGACCGGCTGCGGGGTCGCAGGTAA